The Selenomonadales bacterium DNA segment GGCATGATCGTCTACTCGGGCGGCGGTGCATACGGCCAGCCGTTTATTCATCAAGGCGCGGTCGCGCTGAAAGATACGCTGGAGCAGGACAGTGAGATGTTCCCGATCTTCGGCAAACGTATTGCAGAAAAAGCACAGGAGCTTTTCGCAAAATAAGAAAAGCAGGTGCTTTGACAGATGGCACGGCATCGTCCGCGCCAATATATTTGATTCCAAGAGAGAAGAGTGGGTAGTATGGAAATAGAGATCAGAATCAATCAAAAACAATGTAAAGGCTGCAGAATATGTACGACATTTTGCCCGAAGGGCGTGCTTGCGCTCGACGCACTCGGCAAGATG contains these protein-coding regions:
- a CDS encoding 4Fe-4S binding protein; translated protein: MEIEIRINQKQCKGCRICTTFCPKGVLALDALGKMSIANKEACIGCGQCELRCPDYAIQVDKKVTK